The Candidatus Nanopelagicales bacterium DNA window CTGTTTGCCGGTTCTCCGCGAGCACCGACCAGACCCGTGTCACGGCAGCCGCCGTTTGATCCAAGTCACGGTGTGCCCGACAGCGAGGATCGTCATGCACACGGCCTCGACGAGGAAGGCTTGGCGTCGCGTCATGGTCGCCTCCTGAGTTTCCCGACGAGGTGGAAGGGATCCACTTGGTGCGGGATGACGTTGAGTAGGTGCGCGGCCGTTGTCCCGATCGCTAGCAGTGTCGGGACAGCGGTGAGTGGCTTGGTGAGCGCGGCGTGGCAACCCGAGGACAAGGTGCGCGCCTGTGTGCGATTCCAGGCGATCACATAGCCCGCGAGCCCGAGCCAACCCAGTGCTGGCGGGAGGTTCACGGCGTGGCCTTGGCTATGGCTTCGCGGACGATCCGCCACGCCTCCCGCACCAAACGGTCAGGGTGGTAGGTGAGCGCGTCGAGCTTGGCGCGCAGCGCGATCACGACAGTGCCTTCCACGTCAACGGACCAACCACACCATCTACGACCAGGTGGTGCCTGTGTTGTGCTTGCCGGACTCGTTTCGCGGTGAGTGGCCCGAAGCGCCCATCAACACCGAGGTCGCGCGGCCCGGGATCATCCTTATTGAGGCGCCGTTGTAGCCGTTTCACGGCGCGACCCTTATCGCCCTCGCGCAGGACCCGACGCCGCTTACGGCGTTTGATCCGCCAAGGTGACGTGTCATCGTAGGGGCCGGTGGACCAGCCGTCGGGACCCACACCGACACTCACATGCACATGGCTAGTGTGGGGATTCGAGCCGGTGTAGGGACGCCAGCCCTGATCGGCGTACTTCACGCTGAAAATCCGGCGATTCGTTATGCAATATTTAAGCGCGGGATGTTTCGACTTCTTCACGCGGCGCGCAATCCGCTTGATCTTCACGCCACCGAAGTCCATGATGTCGATCGCGGTCACCACACCCAAACCGGTCGGATTATGGTCGCTGGCTGTCGCTCGATGTGCCGCATCGCCAATGGTCCAGATCGTCGCATTCGGCCAGATCGCGCGCACCTCGGCGCTCAACGCTTCCAAGGATTCCGCCAGCCGCCAACTCATACTGCCTCCAGCCATTTCCACGACTCACGGCGACGGATGTAGCTCACCATCCGAGTCGAGACGCCATAGCCCGCATTTGTGGCAGATCCCGTCCATACGCGGCAGCCAGACGACGGATTCGCGCTCGAACGCTGGCGTAGTCGCTCGCCCAATGGTGGTAGCAGCTTCAGCGGCTTGACTTCACCATGTCTTCGCCATTGGGAGTAATGGCTCTCGCAGTAGCCTCGCGCCGAATATGGCCTATCGCAGTCGGGAAATGAACATCCTTCCTCCCTCACTGGCCAACCCATCACTCGCCGCCCTCATCGGGCGACTCCCGGTCGGTTGGTTTCACCTCTGGGGTGAAACCCCCACCAGTGGTAGTGACCGGCACGATCCGGCTAGGAATATCGGGGGGGGTGATCTCCTCGACACCCAGGCTCGGACCCGGCGCACCGACCTCCCAGGATGCCACGCTGGTCAGCACGGACAGGATCGCGGCCACCGCCGAGATTGACCCCACATCCACCCAGTCCACGTCTTGCA harbors:
- a CDS encoding peptidoglycan-binding domain-containing protein translates to MEALSAEVRAIWPNATIWTIGDAAHRATASDHNPTGLGVVTAIDIMDFGGVKIKRIARRVKKSKHPALKYCITNRRIFSVKYADQGWRPYTGSNPHTSHVHVSVGVGPDGWSTGPYDDTSPWRIKRRKRRRVLREGDKGRAVKRLQRRLNKDDPGPRDLGVDGRFGPLTAKRVRQAQHRHHLVVDGVVGPLTWKALS
- a CDS encoding holin is translated as MSIPVEARAVIERAVKTAAQTAVATIGTAAVLRLQDVDWVDVGSISAVAAILSVLTSVASWEVGAPGPSLGVEEITPPDIPSRIVPVTTTGGGFTPEVKPTDRESPDEGGE